A portion of the Candidatus Pristimantibacillus lignocellulolyticus genome contains these proteins:
- the mutL gene encoding DNA mismatch repair endonuclease MutL, producing MARVKLLDEQLANQIAAGEVVERPSSVVKELVENAIDAGSTTIDVTVEEGGLAYIRVTDNGDGIEQEDMVTAFERHATSKISTSSDLFRIASLGFRGEALPSIAAVAKVECISSINQSGLAHKLIIEGGKRIVDEPCNAPRGTDMIVKDLFFNTPARLKYMKSIQTELGHISDYMNRIALAHPGIAITLKHNGNMLLRTLGTGDRLQVIAAIYGTSTAKTMMAIDGSDPDYEIIGYISKPELTRANRNGMTVIVNGRYIKSIAVNHAITEAYHTLLPINRFPLAVIEIQMHPALLDVNVHPSKLEVRFSKEVELKALIEKAVREKLGNLRYTPGMDAVKRPERVGPSLVQDSISFHVADGGLQYAAPSKQITFGNDQSRDTKSTAGNRSYDVQSGTSEYIPKDATSRLYGRATGSSYRTDEVKVSSNSGMMGDEMKQQHRAEYTENQSHNIDNDAQLPQSANVDSSSIQNIDTNVSSNNANESEQMPSSKTYNLQGWQQQGYPNQSGHSGQRNIDFPELHWIGQHHGTYIIAQSNDGLYLIDQHAAHERINYEYYLYKFGHPQLASQQLLVPITMEFTPGEAEALRELLPYMEQAGVSMEPFGQQTYLVRAYPEWLPKGQEQMILEEMTDYVISERKKIDITKFREQAAIMCSCKASIKANDRMNREEGEVLLRRLAACSQPYTCPHGRPIIVHLSTYQLEKMFKRVMS from the coding sequence ATGGCAAGAGTGAAATTACTAGATGAACAATTAGCGAATCAGATTGCTGCAGGTGAAGTGGTTGAACGCCCTTCATCTGTTGTCAAAGAGTTAGTTGAAAATGCAATTGATGCAGGTAGTACGACAATCGATGTAACTGTCGAAGAAGGTGGACTTGCCTATATACGCGTAACAGACAATGGAGACGGAATTGAACAGGAAGATATGGTAACTGCGTTCGAACGTCACGCAACAAGTAAAATATCTACGAGCAGTGATTTATTCCGAATTGCGAGTCTAGGTTTTCGTGGTGAAGCTTTGCCAAGTATAGCCGCAGTTGCAAAGGTCGAATGCATATCTTCCATTAATCAAAGCGGACTTGCTCATAAGCTTATTATTGAAGGCGGCAAGCGTATCGTGGACGAGCCATGTAATGCACCAAGAGGTACAGACATGATCGTCAAAGATTTATTCTTTAATACGCCTGCCCGCTTGAAATATATGAAGTCGATTCAGACTGAGTTAGGTCATATTTCAGATTATATGAATCGGATCGCTTTAGCTCATCCAGGCATTGCAATTACATTAAAGCATAATGGAAATATGTTGCTAAGAACATTAGGAACGGGTGATCGCTTGCAAGTGATAGCTGCGATCTATGGAACAAGTACTGCGAAGACGATGATGGCTATTGATGGGTCTGATCCAGATTATGAGATTATCGGATATATTTCAAAGCCTGAACTGACTCGTGCTAACCGTAACGGTATGACTGTTATTGTGAATGGCAGGTATATAAAAAGTATTGCTGTCAATCATGCTATAACAGAGGCTTATCATACACTGTTACCGATAAATCGGTTTCCACTTGCCGTCATTGAAATACAAATGCATCCAGCTTTGCTAGATGTGAACGTACATCCTTCCAAATTAGAAGTGCGCTTTAGTAAGGAAGTAGAACTTAAAGCTTTAATTGAAAAGGCTGTACGTGAAAAGCTTGGTAATCTTCGTTATACTCCGGGAATGGATGCTGTAAAACGCCCTGAACGTGTTGGTCCATCATTAGTTCAAGATTCTATCTCATTCCATGTGGCAGATGGCGGTTTACAGTATGCTGCACCGTCCAAACAAATTACGTTTGGAAATGATCAAAGCCGTGACACAAAGTCTACTGCTGGTAATCGAAGTTATGATGTACAAAGTGGTACTTCTGAGTATATACCGAAAGACGCAACTTCAAGACTGTACGGTAGAGCTACAGGATCAAGTTATCGTACGGATGAAGTGAAAGTTTCTTCAAACAGTGGAATGATGGGCGATGAAATGAAGCAGCAGCACAGAGCAGAGTATACAGAAAATCAATCTCACAATATAGATAACGATGCGCAACTTCCCCAATCAGCGAATGTAGATTCATCGTCAATACAAAACATTGATACGAATGTTTCGAGCAATAACGCTAATGAATCAGAGCAGATGCCTTCATCCAAAACTTACAATTTGCAAGGTTGGCAACAACAAGGTTATCCGAATCAAAGTGGACATAGCGGACAGCGAAATATTGATTTCCCGGAATTACATTGGATTGGTCAGCATCATGGCACTTACATTATTGCTCAATCGAATGATGGTCTATATCTGATCGACCAACATGCTGCTCATGAGCGAATTAATTATGAATATTATTTATATAAATTTGGTCATCCACAGCTTGCCAGTCAACAATTACTCGTTCCGATTACGATGGAATTTACACCAGGGGAAGCGGAAGCACTGCGAGAGCTATTACCTTACATGGAACAAGCGGGTGTGTCGATGGAGCCGTTCGGGCAACAGACTTATCTTGTACGTGCATATCCGGAATGGCTTCCAAAGGGACAAGAGCAAATGATTCTAGAGGAAATGACAGATTATGTGATTTCAGAGCGGAAAAAGATAGATATTACGAAATTCCGAGAACAAGCAGCGATAATGTGTTCTTGTAAAGCGTCAATAAAAGCTAATGATCGGATGAACCGTGAAGAAGGTGAAGTGTTGCTCAGAAGATTAGCAGCATGTTCACAACCCTATACTTGTCCTCATGGTCGACCAATTATTGTTCATCTATCGACATATCAATTAGAGAAAATGTTTAAGCGGGTGATGAGTTGA
- the hfq gene encoding RNA chaperone Hfq: protein MNKSINIQDTFLNQLRKDQIQVTVFLMNGFQIRGFIKAFDNFTIIIEVEGRQQMVYKHAISTFVPQRNVTLMQQDSSH from the coding sequence ATGAACAAATCTATTAATATTCAAGATACATTTTTGAACCAACTTCGTAAGGATCAAATTCAAGTTACCGTGTTTTTAATGAATGGATTCCAAATTCGTGGATTTATTAAAGCATTCGATAACTTCACGATTATTATTGAAGTAGAAGGTCGTCAACAAATGGTATACAAGCATGCAATTTCTACTTTTGTTCCGCAACGAAACGTAACTTTAATGCAGCAAGATTCAAGCCATTAG
- the mutS gene encoding DNA mismatch repair protein MutS has product MATYTPMIQQYLSIKEGVQDAFLFFRLGDFYEMFFDDAILASRELEITLTGRDGGSAEKIPMCGVPYHAADNYIARLIEKGYKVAICEQVEDPAAAKGIVRREVVRTITPGTVMESKSLDGKQNNFIAAVVEQAGLFGLASSDLSTGEIYVTSFVGRIDSLMDEVNIYAPSELVGDQSLLTQLEQSNNWSKKVPLTPWEMCTEEMLAEQFSIEQLSELTGARRKAVRVLLSYLEDTQKRNLSHLKILHNYEPNQYMILDYHTRRNLELTETVRDRSKKGSLLWLLDRTQTAMGARLLRRWIDKPLLSAKGIEQRQSAVETLYLDMILREDIKRELAPIYDLERLVGRVAYGNANAKDVHALKLSLRRVPALVQLCEQSSSNVLQQLVGSVDPCDDLADLIDTVLIDDPPLSLREGGLIRDGYDDYLDKLREASKNGKVWLAELERKEREATGIRTLKIGFNKVFGYYLEISKANVANLPEGRYERKQTLANAERYVTPELKEKERLILEAEEKMVDLEYSKFIELREHLLEHLSRLQKVAAMIAELDVYQSLALVSAELRFVKPTITEQYDLHVVEGRHPVVELMMEGSSFIANATDLYRDDHSILLITGPNMAGKSTYMRQVALICIMAQIGCFVPAQSATIPLTDRIFTRIGAADDLIGGQSTFMVEMKDIQMMTEQATMSSLVIIDELGRGTSTGEGMAIAQAVIEYVHEHIGCKALVSTHFHELSHLSTSLSSLVNARMAVEESGDHVTFLRKLVPGAADTSYGIYCAQLAGLPDSIITRAYQLLDEELTVDTQTIRKGIVHGEATLSSDKLIVAESTSPIMEAQREAELSYAIASTAIATEVSNELPKASPHQDVVQLSIFEEATTEPVKPKLSSSEEQVVKQLKKLDLFNMTPMQAMNILNELKTKLH; this is encoded by the coding sequence ATGGCAACTTATACACCGATGATTCAACAGTATTTAAGTATTAAGGAAGGGGTTCAAGATGCCTTTCTTTTTTTTCGACTAGGTGATTTTTACGAGATGTTCTTTGATGATGCTATTCTTGCATCTAGAGAACTAGAGATTACTTTAACCGGTCGAGACGGTGGTTCGGCAGAAAAAATACCAATGTGTGGCGTACCTTATCATGCAGCGGATAACTATATTGCAAGATTAATTGAAAAAGGATATAAAGTTGCTATTTGCGAACAAGTTGAAGATCCTGCAGCTGCTAAAGGAATTGTACGTCGTGAAGTTGTGCGGACAATTACTCCTGGTACAGTAATGGAATCGAAGTCCCTTGACGGCAAACAAAATAACTTTATTGCTGCGGTCGTGGAACAAGCAGGATTATTTGGTTTGGCTAGTAGTGATCTATCTACTGGTGAAATCTATGTAACTTCATTTGTTGGACGAATTGATTCTTTAATGGATGAAGTGAACATTTATGCACCTTCAGAATTAGTTGGAGATCAATCGTTACTGACTCAGCTAGAACAATCTAATAATTGGAGCAAGAAAGTTCCGCTTACTCCATGGGAAATGTGTACGGAGGAAATGTTAGCGGAACAATTCAGCATAGAGCAGTTGAGTGAGCTAACAGGAGCAAGACGTAAAGCGGTTAGAGTGTTATTAAGTTATTTGGAAGACACACAGAAGCGTAATCTAAGTCATTTGAAAATACTACATAACTACGAGCCGAACCAATATATGATTCTTGATTATCATACGAGAAGAAACTTAGAATTGACTGAAACAGTTAGAGATCGTAGTAAGAAGGGTTCTTTGTTATGGTTACTTGATCGTACCCAGACGGCAATGGGCGCAAGATTATTACGTCGTTGGATTGATAAGCCATTACTAAGCGCAAAAGGAATAGAGCAACGTCAAAGTGCGGTTGAAACATTGTATCTTGATATGATTTTGCGAGAGGACATCAAACGTGAATTAGCACCTATCTACGATCTTGAGCGTCTTGTTGGTCGTGTAGCTTACGGTAATGCGAATGCAAAAGATGTACATGCGTTGAAACTATCATTACGACGTGTGCCTGCACTCGTTCAACTTTGTGAACAATCGAGTTCCAATGTGCTACAACAATTAGTGGGTAGCGTAGATCCTTGCGATGATTTGGCTGATCTAATCGATACAGTACTCATTGATGATCCACCACTATCATTACGAGAGGGTGGTCTGATTCGTGATGGATATGACGACTACTTAGATAAACTGCGTGAAGCAAGTAAGAACGGGAAAGTATGGCTTGCAGAGCTAGAACGTAAAGAACGAGAAGCAACCGGAATTCGTACATTGAAGATAGGATTCAATAAAGTTTTTGGATATTATTTGGAAATTTCTAAAGCGAACGTAGCTAATTTACCAGAGGGACGTTATGAACGAAAACAAACTTTAGCCAACGCTGAACGTTATGTAACTCCAGAATTGAAAGAAAAAGAACGACTAATTCTTGAAGCAGAAGAGAAAATGGTCGATTTAGAATATAGCAAATTTATCGAACTAAGAGAGCATCTATTGGAGCATTTATCGCGCCTTCAGAAAGTGGCTGCGATGATAGCAGAACTTGATGTGTATCAAAGTTTGGCGCTTGTAAGTGCTGAACTAAGATTCGTGAAGCCAACAATTACAGAGCAATATGATCTTCATGTTGTAGAGGGACGTCATCCTGTTGTTGAGTTGATGATGGAAGGTTCTTCGTTCATAGCTAACGCAACAGACTTGTATCGTGATGACCATAGTATTCTGCTCATTACTGGGCCTAATATGGCAGGTAAAAGTACGTATATGCGTCAAGTTGCGCTAATTTGTATAATGGCGCAAATCGGCTGTTTTGTACCCGCTCAATCGGCAACGATACCGTTAACAGATCGGATTTTTACTAGAATTGGTGCTGCAGACGATCTAATTGGTGGACAAAGTACATTTATGGTAGAGATGAAAGATATTCAGATGATGACAGAACAAGCGACAATGAGTAGCCTTGTCATCATCGATGAGCTTGGACGAGGTACGTCTACTGGAGAAGGGATGGCCATTGCACAAGCAGTGATTGAGTACGTGCATGAGCATATTGGCTGTAAAGCGCTTGTGTCGACACATTTCCATGAGTTGTCTCACTTATCTACTTCGTTGTCATCGCTTGTAAATGCTCGGATGGCAGTTGAAGAAAGTGGAGACCATGTTACCTTCTTACGTAAATTAGTTCCAGGTGCAGCTGACACGAGTTACGGCATATACTGTGCTCAACTTGCCGGTCTACCTGATTCAATAATTACAAGAGCGTATCAATTACTCGATGAAGAATTGACGGTAGATACACAGACGATTCGTAAAGGGATTGTTCATGGAGAAGCGACTCTTTCTTCAGACAAGTTGATTGTAGCTGAATCAACATCTCCTATTATGGAAGCACAACGTGAAGCTGAATTATCATACGCAATTGCAAGCACAGCGATTGCCACTGAGGTTAGCAATGAACTTCCAAAAGCTTCGCCTCATCAAGATGTCGTGCAACTTTCCATATTTGAAGAAGCAACAACCGAACCGGTTAAGCCTAAGCTCTCTAGTTCGGAAGAACAAGTCGTCAAACAGTTAAAAAAGCTGGATTTGTTTAATATGACACCAATGCAAGCAATGAATATATTGAATGAACTGAAAACTAAACTACATTAA
- the miaA gene encoding tRNA (adenosine(37)-N6)-dimethylallyltransferase MiaA, with the protein MIHIIKEVEAIDNNTVEPSYEGQGATSLKKPLLVLIGPTAVGKTALSIELAKQYNAEIISGDSMQVYREMDIGTAKIKMEEREGIVHHLIDICEPEESYSAADFQTNARALIDDIYAKGKLPFIVGGTGLYIESLCYQYRFADQGSDEVFRLEQEQFVAEHGPEALHDRLASIDPPTAERLHYNDVRRVIRALEVHHVTGITFSEQQKDQVKESPYELCILGLTRDRKKLYARIEERIDLMIEEGLLDEVRSLLARDLPLHAVPLQALGYKEMIAYLQGECSYEAAIELLKRDTRRFAKRQLSWFRHMKDIQWIDMDENNHNNLQRIHAIIAGKFQDHLEYITNQSYK; encoded by the coding sequence ATGATACACATAATTAAGGAAGTGGAAGCAATCGATAATAATACTGTTGAACCTTCTTATGAAGGACAAGGAGCAACTTCGCTGAAAAAACCATTATTAGTACTGATCGGTCCTACTGCGGTTGGTAAGACAGCACTTAGTATAGAACTTGCTAAGCAATACAATGCTGAAATAATATCTGGTGATTCCATGCAAGTATATCGCGAGATGGATATCGGTACCGCGAAGATTAAGATGGAAGAAAGGGAAGGTATCGTTCATCATTTGATTGATATATGCGAACCAGAAGAGTCTTATTCTGCAGCTGATTTTCAAACGAACGCTCGTGCCTTAATTGATGATATATACGCTAAAGGAAAGTTACCATTTATCGTGGGTGGCACAGGACTTTATATTGAATCACTCTGTTATCAATATCGGTTTGCTGATCAAGGTTCAGATGAAGTCTTTCGTTTAGAGCAGGAACAATTTGTGGCAGAGCATGGTCCAGAAGCTTTGCACGATAGATTAGCATCCATAGATCCACCTACAGCTGAGCGACTGCATTATAATGATGTCCGACGGGTTATACGTGCCTTAGAAGTGCATCATGTTACAGGAATCACATTTAGCGAACAACAGAAAGATCAAGTGAAAGAATCACCTTATGAACTTTGTATACTTGGCTTGACGAGAGATCGCAAGAAGCTATATGCTCGTATAGAAGAACGTATCGACCTCATGATTGAGGAAGGCTTGTTAGATGAGGTGAGATCACTATTAGCTCGTGATTTGCCATTGCATGCTGTACCGCTTCAAGCGCTAGGATATAAGGAAATGATCGCTTATTTACAAGGTGAGTGTAGTTATGAAGCGGCTATTGAGCTACTAAAGCGTGACACAAGACGTTTTGCAAAACGTCAACTTTCATGGTTCCGTCATATGAAGGACATACAGTGGATTGACATGGATGAAAATAATCACAACAATTTACAACGTATTCATGCTATAATAGCAGGAAAGTTTCAAGATCATCTTGAATATATTACTAATCAATCTTATAAGTAG
- a CDS encoding class I SAM-dependent methyltransferase encodes MIVTTSQAPTSELLQQAKRLANELSALLVARRQLTVSKLLQQSDDGKVLVATDGELRLYDKEAEEQNKPLIYHPSMAFVKLKSMLRGGNEQLISLSKCEAGDTVLDCTAGLCSDTLLFSLTVGEQGNITALESQRLLYTIVREGLATYETSVQEIEQAMRRIDLRCEAHDQYLASLDDNSVDIVYFDPMFRQPLHESSAIKAIRTVANPNPLTLTSIEHAKRIARKSVILKEHSKSNEFERLEIPRVNEVRGNKIAYGVWYA; translated from the coding sequence TTGATCGTAACGACGTCTCAGGCGCCTACTAGTGAGTTACTACAACAGGCTAAGCGATTAGCTAATGAGTTGTCTGCACTTCTAGTTGCGCGAAGACAATTGACGGTATCAAAGCTATTACAACAAAGTGATGACGGTAAAGTACTCGTAGCTACTGATGGCGAATTGCGATTGTATGACAAAGAGGCAGAGGAACAAAATAAGCCGCTTATCTATCATCCAAGCATGGCATTTGTGAAATTAAAGTCTATGCTTCGTGGTGGCAATGAACAGTTGATTTCATTGAGTAAATGTGAAGCAGGAGATACGGTGCTTGATTGTACCGCTGGTCTTTGTTCTGATACACTACTATTCTCATTGACTGTTGGAGAACAAGGGAATATCACTGCACTTGAAAGTCAACGCTTGTTGTATACGATTGTGCGTGAAGGACTAGCAACATATGAAACATCAGTACAAGAAATAGAGCAAGCGATGCGAAGAATTGATCTTAGATGTGAAGCGCATGATCAATATTTAGCAAGCTTGGACGATAATAGTGTAGATATTGTATATTTTGATCCGATGTTTAGACAGCCATTGCATGAATCTAGCGCGATTAAGGCGATTCGTACTGTAGCTAATCCTAATCCGCTGACGTTGACTAGTATTGAGCATGCGAAGCGTATTGCTCGCAAAAGTGTTATCTTGAAGGAACATAGTAAAAGTAATGAATTTGAGAGGCTAGAAATACCACGTGTGAATGAAGTGAGAGGTAATAAAATTGCTTACGGCGTATGGTACGCATAA